A single region of the Acetivibrio cellulolyticus CD2 genome encodes:
- a CDS encoding methyl-accepting chemotaxis protein: MKDNISRGKSDLFRENELNSNRFLSKYIAIATTVAAIVTVLLFIGVLPNEIQFFKTAMIIIVALGYSIPLIVSVFKINKLSIKYYVINIIIFCLGISNVYSGGVQGIIWAGPLMFASLFYSIRFTVYSSFLTIAAINISFLLGNMYYPEVFGSSWYIRSIEVTIEYLICAVVAIGMTKRVRELITDLDKNQNEQSNVLEKIMGITKKSSVVSSELGRSVLELNGITYETVQTNEQIASTSTQIVSNSGQTSDDINGAVEAAVNISKDLKRVADENIFIASVSQQVCIMTESKRELIKTAVNEMKIIDSTTQDSRNIIYNLREKSSRIGSIIEVITGIASQTNLLALNAAIESARAGAAGKGFAVVSEEVRKLAEQSQKASKDIANMIKEILEDTERAVETIDESSRLVEKSNQVITEAGEAFEMVTVANREVSDKIQAVSELTQNVSNNGEKIVELVQNVKDMNSKNLEQVKGIASSAEEQLNTMGKVTAAVHKITDITHVLEEISSDEE, translated from the coding sequence ATGAAAGATAATATATCTAGAGGTAAATCCGATCTGTTTCGCGAAAATGAGCTAAATTCTAATAGATTTTTATCAAAATATATAGCAATTGCAACTACAGTTGCAGCAATAGTTACTGTTTTGTTGTTTATTGGGGTTTTACCTAATGAAATTCAATTTTTTAAAACAGCAATGATCATTATTGTCGCACTGGGATACAGTATTCCATTGATTGTATCTGTATTTAAAATTAATAAATTAAGTATAAAATATTATGTTATAAATATTATAATATTTTGTCTTGGTATTTCTAATGTTTATTCAGGTGGGGTTCAAGGAATTATATGGGCTGGACCGCTTATGTTTGCAAGCTTGTTCTATTCAATTAGATTTACAGTGTACTCGTCATTCTTGACGATTGCGGCCATAAATATCAGCTTTTTGCTTGGTAATATGTATTATCCTGAAGTTTTCGGTAGTTCGTGGTATATAAGGTCTATCGAAGTAACAATTGAGTATTTAATTTGTGCAGTAGTTGCTATTGGAATGACAAAAAGGGTAAGAGAACTTATTACGGATCTAGATAAAAATCAAAATGAGCAGAGTAATGTTTTAGAGAAGATTATGGGGATAACCAAGAAGTCTTCGGTAGTTTCATCTGAATTGGGCCGCTCGGTTTTAGAGCTTAATGGAATTACTTACGAGACAGTGCAAACTAATGAGCAGATAGCATCTACATCAACACAAATAGTATCAAATTCCGGACAGACTTCTGACGATATAAACGGAGCAGTTGAGGCTGCTGTTAATATATCGAAGGACTTAAAAAGAGTTGCTGATGAAAATATTTTTATAGCAAGTGTTTCACAGCAGGTTTGTATTATGACCGAGAGCAAGAGAGAGTTAATTAAGACTGCTGTTAACGAAATGAAGATAATCGATAGTACTACTCAGGACAGCAGAAATATTATATATAATCTAAGGGAAAAATCCAGCAGGATTGGAAGTATAATTGAGGTTATTACAGGAATAGCGTCACAAACTAATCTCCTTGCATTAAATGCGGCAATAGAATCAGCCAGAGCAGGAGCGGCGGGAAAGGGTTTTGCTGTAGTGTCTGAAGAAGTACGAAAACTTGCAGAACAGTCGCAGAAAGCTTCTAAAGATATTGCAAATATGATTAAGGAAATTCTGGAGGACACTGAGAGAGCTGTAGAAACTATTGATGAAAGCTCAAGGCTGGTTGAAAAGAGTAATCAGGTTATAACTGAAGCGGGAGAAGCATTTGAGATGGTAACAGTTGCAAATAGAGAGGTTAGCGACAAGATCCAGGCTGTAAGTGAGCTCACACAAAATGTCTCAAATAACGGAGAAAAGATTGTTGAACTTGTTCAGAATGTAAAAGACATGAATAGCAAAAATCTTGAACAGGTAAAGGGAATTGCATCTTCTGCTGAAGAACAGCTTAATACTATGGGAAAAGTAACTGCTGCGGTTCACAAAATAACGGATATTACACATGTATTGGAAGAGATTTCGAGCGATGAAGAATAG
- a CDS encoding zinc-ribbon domain-containing protein: MFLLFGWGKQTIKSHGPVFRSHCDRCNNEELWQLYTRRTWFTLFFIPVIPYSTEHLVVCPVCSYGAVITSTKFEELKAVAECNMDLVNKKITEDEHRNRIGHLMQEKNNKHIANNSYELSGKTETQINYLRQMEELRRAKEEAAHLDNNQSVESNIDDRKNNSGQIQ; the protein is encoded by the coding sequence ATGTTTTTACTTTTCGGATGGGGAAAGCAAACCATAAAAAGTCATGGTCCGGTGTTTAGAAGTCACTGCGACCGTTGTAATAATGAAGAGTTATGGCAATTGTATACAAGGAGAACGTGGTTTACTTTGTTCTTTATACCTGTAATTCCGTATTCGACTGAACACCTGGTAGTTTGCCCGGTTTGCTCGTATGGTGCAGTGATAACCAGTACTAAGTTTGAAGAGTTGAAGGCTGTTGCGGAGTGCAATATGGATTTGGTAAACAAAAAGATTACTGAAGATGAGCATAGGAATAGGATAGGTCATTTAATGCAGGAAAAAAACAACAAGCATATTGCAAATAACAGTTATGAGTTATCTGGAAAGACTGAAACACAGATCAATTATTTAAGGCAGATGGAAGAATTAAGACGTGCTAAAGAAGAAGCTGCACATCTTGATAACAATCAGTCTGTAGAAAGCAACATTGATGATAGAAAGAATAATAGCGGTCAAATTCAATAA
- a CDS encoding NAD(+)/NADH kinase: MVKVGIIANRDKDIGLKITSVLLESLLANGAEPVMDDSLAADIGFTVNNLNEDEVILKSDIMVCLGGDGTFLKSARKVFSKNIPILGINLGSLGFLPEVDKNEIDPAVKRLVKGEYDIEERMMLETTIIRDDKEIMKDIVLNDVVISRGWMSRILHLKTYINDQFVDLYPGDGLIISTPTGSTAYSLSAGGPIVEPDVSLIIATPICPHLLYSRSIITTGERVLKVLVVENNCHGAMVTVDGQNGYELMGGDNIITRKSSRCLKMVRLSDRNFFDVLRSKIYDRGEKIK, encoded by the coding sequence ATGGTAAAAGTAGGCATAATTGCAAATAGAGATAAGGATATAGGACTTAAGATTACTTCAGTGCTTTTAGAGAGTTTACTGGCAAATGGAGCAGAACCTGTAATGGACGACAGTCTGGCAGCCGATATTGGGTTTACGGTAAATAATCTTAATGAAGATGAAGTTATTTTAAAGTCAGACATAATGGTGTGCCTTGGCGGTGATGGAACTTTTCTTAAGTCGGCAAGAAAGGTTTTTAGCAAGAATATTCCTATACTGGGGATAAACCTTGGTAGTTTGGGTTTTTTGCCCGAGGTTGATAAAAATGAAATAGATCCTGCGGTAAAACGTTTAGTTAAAGGTGAATACGATATTGAAGAGAGAATGATGCTCGAAACGACAATTATCAGGGATGATAAAGAAATTATGAAGGACATTGTCTTAAATGATGTAGTTATTTCAAGAGGTTGGATGTCAAGAATACTTCACCTGAAAACTTATATAAACGACCAGTTTGTTGACTTATACCCCGGAGATGGATTGATTATATCTACACCGACAGGGTCTACAGCTTATTCTCTTTCAGCAGGAGGACCTATAGTAGAGCCTGACGTAAGTCTTATTATAGCTACTCCGATATGTCCTCACCTTCTTTACTCCAGATCAATTATTACAACGGGAGAGAGAGTACTTAAGGTGCTGGTTGTGGAAAATAACTGTCATGGGGCAATGGTGACAGTGGATGGACAAAATGGATATGAGTTGATGGGTGGAGACAATATAATAACAAGAAAGTCTTCTAGATGCTTAAAAATGGTTAGACTAAGTGACAGGAATTTTTTTGATGTATTAAGAAGCAAAATATATGATAGAGGAGAAAAAATAAAATAG
- a CDS encoding dockerin type I domain-containing protein → MYKSNMMYETVYKSLSLKHAIIFVFIIMTVLQSTPVLAYNIIDSEQENDKSTIRVINGLIDINDNVEDDSSMDEAGKILTNQLGLNRINEDRRKKGLSEFSSKDVCKFGDEIVKKDTGSTPSIKAGISFASKYEEITMDSLPSSVDNSQLQAFPPIGDQGQLNSCVSYSTTYYQMTHMFGLALGWDVKNDTENIRKFSPQWTFNLTNAGENCVYGLDSTFLLFSKCGAALWNEFPYYSMDSSQQNYMRWPTDASVWRNALNYRIEDFGYVRIWDGSQTPVKDPHDPDLNKVKQLLNNGYVLTFETNISKWRFSQISDDKSINEDDAFIGENIAHMTDIATVKVDGHAMTLVGYNDNIWVDINKNGYVEEGEKGAFKIANSWGTSEELISSDGNFSWYSNEGFIWLSYDALNSVSSVPDCPISERRNAINGGNKAYWISPKQVSTPKLLIEYTLNHANKYEIETLFGYSNYNKKSPDSFIDPYNINLLTSSPSIKSSFDGTSYACDATLVFDISELYDRYDSKKGNLYITVRDKIEGNPCTLKDIKIIDNVSGHTYNYGGKLPVSFDNTSITIGPFNFKKEVSSLKGFKLSSSDMQTKRNYPAVASADNMVYVIGGIDDIGNFLNTVEVYNPETDTWTKKGDMNGEQFDVPYAVSVNNRIFAIRKLSDGEGVIEEYNSDCDKWKVKSQISYWESMDVIQTNEKIYIVGANDIYSNEDVVFKIDEYDTSTNTVSEETYMEKGWIPISTAALDGKIYVFGCRRYNPQIALQVGDSPYEYDMRLRVYDTQNNSWDVGEEVDFNASRGIVELNGKFYGLYYDLSENAVRICEYDTARNITTFLSGNCMNRSNFGLCSYKDSIILVGGKANTSATEIDSITDIVEIITIDPKKIPPVLEPPENLILAATGPRTATDLGLVDTIGNSDVIVTNNAPEAFPIGTTYVLWRAEDSEGNITKAIQEVTVVIDMNEPDLIVPSDIVVGTNADKKYVNIGTATVRNEVEVTIINDAPQIFPIGKTIVNWTAVDNFGRMTCELQTVNVYKYGDVDGNGVVNTIDFAFLRIYLLGLVSKIPGELGKYAADVDGSSDITSVDFALMRQYLLGYINKFPIGD, encoded by the coding sequence ATGTATAAAAGCAATATGATGTATGAAACAGTATACAAATCCCTTTCGCTTAAGCATGCAATAATCTTTGTTTTTATTATAATGACTGTACTTCAAAGCACACCTGTTCTTGCCTACAACATTATAGATTCAGAACAGGAAAACGATAAATCAACGATTAGAGTAATTAATGGACTTATAGATATAAATGATAACGTTGAAGATGATAGCTCAATGGACGAGGCTGGCAAAATTTTGACTAACCAATTGGGGCTTAATCGTATAAACGAGGATAGAAGAAAAAAAGGTTTGTCTGAATTCAGCTCAAAGGATGTTTGTAAATTTGGGGACGAAATTGTAAAAAAGGATACAGGCAGTACACCTTCAATAAAAGCGGGTATTTCGTTTGCTTCCAAGTACGAAGAGATTACGATGGATTCTTTACCATCTTCTGTAGACAACAGCCAGCTTCAAGCTTTTCCCCCAATTGGCGACCAGGGACAATTAAATTCCTGCGTTTCCTATTCAACTACTTACTATCAGATGACGCATATGTTTGGACTGGCTTTAGGGTGGGATGTCAAAAATGATACTGAAAATATAAGAAAGTTTTCACCTCAATGGACTTTCAATTTAACAAATGCAGGAGAGAACTGCGTATATGGCCTTGACAGTACATTTTTGCTTTTCTCAAAATGCGGAGCAGCTTTATGGAACGAATTTCCCTACTACTCTATGGATAGCAGTCAGCAAAACTACATGAGGTGGCCAACGGATGCTTCTGTTTGGAGAAACGCATTAAATTATAGGATTGAGGACTTTGGATATGTAAGAATATGGGACGGTTCACAAACTCCGGTTAAGGATCCTCATGACCCTGATCTAAATAAAGTAAAACAGCTTTTGAATAACGGTTATGTTCTCACTTTCGAAACCAATATATCGAAATGGAGATTCTCCCAAATTAGTGATGACAAGTCTATAAATGAAGATGATGCTTTTATAGGTGAGAATATTGCCCATATGACGGATATAGCTACAGTGAAAGTGGATGGCCATGCTATGACTTTGGTTGGGTATAATGATAACATATGGGTAGATATTAATAAGAACGGCTATGTTGAAGAGGGAGAGAAAGGAGCCTTTAAGATAGCAAATTCATGGGGGACATCAGAAGAACTTATATCGAGTGACGGCAATTTTTCATGGTATTCAAATGAAGGATTTATCTGGCTATCATATGATGCCTTAAATAGTGTATCGTCTGTGCCGGATTGCCCTATTTCTGAACGTAGAAATGCAATTAATGGAGGAAATAAAGCTTACTGGATTTCTCCAAAGCAGGTATCTACTCCAAAGCTGTTGATAGAGTACACGTTGAATCATGCAAACAAGTATGAAATTGAGACTTTGTTTGGTTACTCAAATTACAATAAAAAAAGTCCTGATTCATTCATTGATCCTTACAATATTAATCTGCTAACTTCATCGCCTTCTATAAAATCAAGTTTTGATGGAACTTCTTATGCATGTGATGCAACTCTGGTGTTTGACATTAGTGAACTATACGACAGGTATGATAGTAAAAAAGGGAATTTATATATTACAGTGCGGGATAAAATTGAGGGCAATCCATGTACATTGAAGGATATAAAAATAATTGATAACGTTAGTGGGCATACATATAATTATGGTGGGAAACTTCCGGTAAGTTTTGATAACACTTCAATTACGATTGGACCTTTTAACTTTAAAAAGGAAGTATCATCTCTAAAAGGTTTTAAACTGAGTTCGTCAGATATGCAAACAAAGCGCAATTATCCGGCTGTTGCTTCAGCCGATAACATGGTTTATGTGATTGGTGGGATTGATGATATAGGTAATTTCTTGAATACTGTTGAAGTTTATAACCCTGAAACTGATACATGGACAAAAAAGGGTGATATGAACGGTGAACAATTTGATGTGCCTTATGCAGTTTCTGTTAATAACAGGATATTTGCAATAAGAAAGCTTTCTGATGGTGAAGGCGTAATTGAAGAATACAATAGTGATTGCGATAAATGGAAGGTTAAAAGCCAGATAAGTTATTGGGAGAGTATGGATGTAATACAAACAAACGAAAAAATCTACATTGTCGGAGCAAATGACATTTATTCTAATGAAGACGTAGTATTCAAAATTGATGAATATGACACTTCTACCAATACGGTATCAGAAGAAACCTATATGGAAAAAGGATGGATACCAATTTCTACAGCTGCTTTAGATGGTAAAATATATGTATTCGGTTGTAGGAGATATAATCCTCAAATAGCTTTACAGGTAGGGGATAGCCCTTATGAGTATGATATGAGATTAAGGGTCTATGATACACAGAATAATAGTTGGGATGTTGGTGAAGAGGTGGATTTTAATGCCAGTAGGGGTATTGTTGAGCTTAATGGCAAGTTCTATGGATTATATTATGATTTGAGTGAGAATGCGGTAAGAATTTGTGAATATGATACCGCAAGAAATATTACAACATTTCTCTCAGGTAATTGTATGAATAGGTCAAATTTTGGGTTATGCTCCTATAAAGACAGTATTATTCTTGTCGGGGGCAAAGCAAATACTTCTGCAACTGAGATAGACAGCATTACAGATATTGTAGAAATAATTACTATTGACCCGAAAAAGATACCACCTGTTCTTGAACCGCCCGAAAATTTGATTTTAGCTGCAACCGGACCAAGAACTGCTACAGACCTTGGATTGGTAGACACAATCGGAAATTCTGATGTGATAGTTACAAATAATGCTCCAGAGGCGTTTCCGATTGGTACAACATATGTTCTTTGGAGGGCAGAGGATTCAGAAGGAAATATTACAAAGGCTATTCAAGAAGTTACTGTGGTTATTGATATGAATGAACCTGACTTGATCGTTCCTTCTGATATTGTCGTTGGAACAAATGCAGATAAAAAATATGTGAATATTGGAACAGCAACTGTTAGGAATGAAGTTGAAGTTACTATTATAAATGATGCTCCTCAAATATTCCCGATAGGAAAGACAATTGTAAATTGGACTGCTGTAGATAATTTTGGAAGGATGACTTGCGAACTCCAGACAGTAAACGTATATAAATATGGTGATGTGGATGGAAATGGCGTAGTAAATACAATAGATTTTGCATTTTTAAGGATATATTTACTGGGGCTTGTTTCTAAAATACCTGGAGAGCTTGGAAAATATGCTGCGGATGTAGATGGAAGCTCAGATATTACTTCAGTAGATTTTGCTCTGATGAGGCAGTATTTGCTAGGGTATATAAATAAGTTTCCAATTGGGGATTAA
- a CDS encoding GerAB/ArcD/ProY family transporter: MNKIKISNHQLAILESIIVVGATPLIIPSLVASVAGKDSLISVIIAIAVGLPIVWIYTYLAGLYPEKTFVEIMQLLLGKWFGGFIALNFVFIALLSAAHLIWYIGDFFTTVYMTGISSYYINILFIVVMAIALIYGLEVIARVREILFLFTFPLFIVVILFIIPKYKIDNLLPALENGIVPAVKGIFPILNSTVFPSLFLLMIFPANIKNIKAAKKSIFKGYLLGMFELLGIIMMCLLVMGGELTANLRYPLFTVTKEIDVGTIFSRLEALIVIVWLAVGFYAALIGFYAGAFGLSQVLKLKDYKKIVLPLLLIVAVYSGFIYKNVPYQINYDQLVRTPSSIAFGFVLPVVLLIIALIRKKLETKKASNKK, encoded by the coding sequence ATGAATAAAATTAAAATATCAAACCATCAATTAGCAATTCTAGAGTCTATTATAGTAGTTGGTGCTACACCACTTATAATTCCGTCCCTTGTTGCATCTGTAGCGGGAAAGGATTCCTTGATTTCTGTAATTATTGCAATTGCAGTAGGATTGCCGATTGTTTGGATTTATACTTACTTAGCAGGATTATATCCGGAAAAAACTTTTGTAGAGATTATGCAACTATTGCTTGGCAAATGGTTTGGAGGTTTTATAGCACTTAATTTTGTCTTTATAGCACTATTGTCAGCTGCTCATCTTATATGGTACATAGGCGATTTTTTTACAACTGTGTATATGACTGGAATATCTAGTTATTATATTAATATTTTATTTATAGTTGTTATGGCAATTGCTCTTATATATGGTCTAGAAGTTATAGCCAGGGTTAGAGAGATACTATTTTTATTTACTTTTCCTCTCTTTATTGTAGTTATATTATTTATTATTCCAAAGTATAAAATTGATAACTTATTACCAGCTTTGGAAAATGGCATAGTTCCTGCAGTTAAAGGCATATTCCCAATACTGAATAGTACTGTTTTTCCTAGCTTGTTTTTATTGATGATTTTTCCCGCTAACATCAAAAATATAAAGGCAGCAAAAAAATCAATTTTTAAAGGTTATCTGTTAGGAATGTTTGAATTACTTGGTATCATTATGATGTGTCTTTTAGTTATGGGAGGTGAACTTACTGCAAACTTGCGATATCCACTTTTTACCGTTACAAAGGAAATAGATGTTGGCACGATATTTTCACGGCTTGAAGCCTTAATCGTAATTGTCTGGTTGGCTGTTGGTTTTTATGCGGCACTTATTGGTTTTTATGCCGGGGCTTTTGGTTTATCACAGGTTTTAAAACTTAAGGATTATAAGAAAATTGTTCTGCCGCTATTATTAATAGTAGCTGTTTATTCAGGGTTTATATATAAGAATGTACCTTATCAAATCAATTATGACCAGCTGGTTAGGACTCCTTCTTCCATAGCTTTCGGGTTTGTTCTGCCCGTAGTGCTGTTGATTATTGCATTAATAAGGAAAAAGCTAGAAACTAAAAAAGCATCCAATAAAAAATAA
- a CDS encoding GerAB/ArcD/ProY family transporter: MNKIIISSRQLGILLSGVMFGSAPLLISSSVAALAGPDSWISIIIATVVGLLVVWINTILAQLHPGKTILEVIQIVLGKWLGGFMAVCFVLITFITGTQVAWYVGDFFTTMYMAGTSSYYINILFVAVLAIALLYGLEAMFRATEIIFMLGFPLMTISLIMLAPQVKVDNLLPIMENGIGPAIKGVIPIMSFVIMPIILLNMVFPANIVDFKKAKKAMFVGYFLGIIVSAFAIMFCVLVLGSTVTANLRFPLFTVTKEINVGTIFSRVEALVVFVWIVTNFISTYAFLYASIKGLSQLLKLKDYKTLVLPFCLIVAVYSGIIYDNVPYEIRWDSEVWTPVSFTFGLFLPLLLLIVSLIRKKFNKQQEGCSR; encoded by the coding sequence ATGAATAAAATTATAATATCAAGCCGCCAATTGGGGATTTTACTGTCAGGTGTTATGTTTGGTTCTGCTCCACTTTTAATTTCATCGAGTGTTGCAGCTTTGGCAGGGCCTGATTCATGGATATCTATAATTATTGCAACCGTTGTTGGATTGCTTGTTGTTTGGATCAATACTATTCTAGCTCAATTGCATCCTGGGAAAACAATTTTAGAGGTTATACAGATAGTATTGGGTAAATGGCTTGGCGGTTTTATGGCTGTTTGCTTTGTCTTAATAACCTTTATCACAGGAACTCAAGTTGCATGGTATGTGGGAGACTTTTTTACAACAATGTATATGGCAGGAACATCGAGTTATTATATAAATATTTTATTTGTAGCTGTATTGGCAATTGCACTACTATATGGTTTGGAAGCAATGTTTAGGGCAACTGAAATTATTTTTATGCTTGGTTTTCCACTCATGACTATATCTCTGATTATGCTTGCTCCTCAAGTTAAAGTAGATAACCTGTTGCCAATTATGGAAAATGGAATAGGTCCTGCAATTAAGGGTGTAATTCCAATTATGAGCTTTGTTATCATGCCAATTATATTGTTAAATATGGTTTTTCCAGCTAATATAGTGGATTTCAAAAAGGCCAAAAAAGCAATGTTTGTAGGTTATTTTTTGGGGATAATTGTTTCGGCTTTTGCAATTATGTTTTGTGTTTTAGTCTTAGGTAGCACTGTTACTGCAAATTTACGTTTTCCGCTGTTCACGGTAACAAAGGAAATCAATGTAGGTACTATATTTTCAAGAGTTGAGGCCTTAGTTGTATTTGTCTGGATTGTAACTAATTTTATTTCTACTTATGCTTTTTTATATGCAAGTATTAAAGGGTTATCCCAACTTTTAAAGCTTAAGGATTATAAAACACTGGTTTTGCCTTTTTGTTTAATTGTAGCTGTCTACTCAGGAATTATATATGATAATGTTCCATATGAGATAAGGTGGGACAGTGAGGTTTGGACTCCTGTGTCGTTTACTTTTGGCCTTTTTCTGCCGTTATTGCTGCTGATTGTTTCTTTGATAAGAAAAAAGTTTAATAAGCAGCAAGAAGGTTGTAGTAGATAG
- a CDS encoding tetratricopeptide repeat protein, producing MFGQMKAEILFSKAQKLVNQEKFDEAIDLFDKAIALNEKDSAVYIHKALVISGKDRYTEAVELAEKAISLKPDSPVYHAFLGMIHYDNENYVEALKYFKKSNEMDSENAQTLCLEKVANIALGEIEEPISVLKKKILLTNSECKSRLLVLLERKLLEQDDNDEYNVLAKKHFENETLTMSILFGIMYFEMKEYQKAENNLLASLETTPGVINYYYLGLCNIKKCDYKKAQYWFKKAMAFKSIFNMKQRFDYLFEEFAKQMS from the coding sequence ATGTTTGGACAAATGAAAGCCGAAATTTTGTTTTCGAAAGCTCAGAAGCTTGTAAATCAAGAAAAGTTTGATGAGGCAATTGATTTATTTGATAAGGCCATAGCATTAAACGAAAAGGATAGTGCTGTATATATCCATAAAGCTCTTGTTATATCAGGAAAAGATCGTTACACTGAGGCGGTTGAACTTGCAGAAAAAGCAATTTCTTTAAAGCCTGACAGCCCTGTATATCATGCGTTTTTGGGAATGATACATTATGATAACGAAAACTATGTGGAAGCTTTAAAGTATTTTAAAAAGTCGAATGAAATGGATTCTGAGAATGCGCAGACTTTGTGCCTGGAGAAGGTCGCAAATATTGCTTTAGGTGAGATTGAAGAGCCGATTTCCGTGTTGAAAAAGAAAATTCTTCTTACTAATTCAGAATGCAAAAGCAGGCTGCTGGTTTTACTTGAAAGAAAGCTTTTAGAGCAGGATGACAATGACGAATATAATGTTTTAGCCAAAAAACATTTTGAGAATGAGACATTGACTATGTCAATTCTATTTGGAATTATGTATTTTGAAATGAAAGAGTATCAAAAAGCAGAAAATAACCTTTTGGCATCATTGGAAACTACACCAGGTGTTATTAATTATTATTATCTGGGGTTGTGCAATATTAAAAAATGCGATTATAAGAAAGCTCAATACTGGTTTAAAAAGGCCATGGCCTTTAAGAGTATTTTCAATATGAAGCAGCGTTTTGATTATTTGTTTGAGGAATTTGCGAAGCAAATGTCCTAA
- a CDS encoding Ger(x)C family spore germination protein, translated as MKRLLLVLTILANMFLGGCISEELTDIGIAVSVGIDKSEDGYLVTYQVMNPKAISSKAPNEAPVVLYTESGKDLFQIKRKITQQSPRKMYHSHLRTVIFSEEIAKEGIKDMMDFFVRGHEYRTDFYFLIAKGTTAHNILKVITPFESVPQMEVYNALERSQKNWAPTKTIKIYELINKIISDGDNPVIPGVEIIDPKDKSDSNDNLKLSDATKLRVTSLGAFKKDKFVGWLTEDESRGYNYIVGNVESTAGYAVYEENRISAEVFNVKMKRKVYILNGKPAINVEINWIQDISAITGDLDITDEDVIEKFNVKAEEKLTNLCKDVLKAAKEDFRTDIFGFGEDIHRAYPKLWKDMKDDWNNEFTELPVSFKVKVKLNNLGASTKSVFSKGD; from the coding sequence ATGAAAAGGTTATTATTAGTACTTACTATACTGGCAAATATGTTTTTAGGCGGATGTATATCGGAAGAATTGACTGATATTGGGATAGCCGTTTCTGTAGGAATTGATAAGTCGGAGGATGGTTATTTAGTTACTTATCAAGTAATGAATCCAAAAGCAATTTCATCAAAGGCTCCCAATGAGGCGCCTGTTGTTTTATATACAGAAAGTGGAAAAGATCTGTTTCAGATAAAGAGGAAGATTACGCAGCAATCTCCAAGAAAAATGTACCATTCGCACTTGAGAACTGTTATTTTTAGTGAAGAAATTGCAAAAGAAGGTATCAAAGACATGATGGACTTTTTTGTCCGTGGACACGAATACCGTACTGACTTTTATTTTCTTATAGCAAAAGGAACAACCGCACATAATATTTTGAAAGTCATAACGCCTTTTGAATCGGTACCACAAATGGAAGTATACAATGCTCTTGAAAGATCTCAGAAAAATTGGGCACCAACAAAAACCATTAAAATTTATGAACTTATCAACAAGATTATTTCTGACGGAGATAACCCGGTAATACCTGGTGTTGAGATTATTGACCCCAAAGATAAGTCCGATTCCAATGACAACTTAAAACTGAGCGATGCTACTAAATTAAGGGTAACAAGCTTGGGTGCATTTAAAAAGGATAAGTTTGTAGGCTGGCTGACTGAGGATGAAAGCAGGGGTTACAACTATATTGTTGGAAATGTGGAAAGTACAGCAGGATATGCTGTATATGAAGAAAACCGTATATCTGCTGAGGTCTTTAATGTGAAAATGAAAAGAAAAGTTTATATATTAAATGGTAAACCAGCTATAAATGTTGAAATTAATTGGATACAGGATATTTCTGCCATCACAGGTGATTTAGATATAACAGACGAAGATGTTATTGAAAAATTTAATGTTAAGGCTGAAGAAAAATTGACAAATCTTTGCAAAGATGTATTAAAAGCGGCGAAAGAGGATTTTAGAACAGATATCTTCGGCTTTGGTGAAGATATACACAGAGCTTATCCAAAACTATGGAAGGATATGAAGGATGATTGGAATAACGAATTTACTGAGCTTCCGGTAAGTTTTAAGGTAAAAGTCAAGTTGAATAATTTGGGAGCTAGCACTAAATCTGTTTTTTCGAAAGGAGATTGA